One Delphinus delphis chromosome 3, mDelDel1.2, whole genome shotgun sequence genomic region harbors:
- the GPR108 gene encoding protein GPR108 isoform X1, whose translation MAVSERRGLARGSPAEWGKRLLLLLLLGGCSGRIHRLTLTGEKRADIQLNSFGFYTNGSLEVDLSLLRLGLQETDEKAPLVGFSLTRIRSGSVPSYSSRDPHDCPLRKNSSNLLAVFLINTKDLQVQVRKYGEQKKLFISPGLLPEAPSEPELPKSEHRVNPKVDGGTTTAPNKAKLKPTGSQADQQGIGGKDQDLVLGLGHLNNSYNFSFHVVIGSRAEEGQYNLNFHNCYNSVPGREQPFDITVMIREKNPEGFLSAAEIPLFKLYMVMSACFLASGIFWVSILCKNTYNVFKIHWLMAALAFTKSVSLLFHSINYYFINSQGHPIEGLAVMHYITHLLKGALLFITIALIGSGWAFIKYILSDKEKKVFGIVISLQVLANVAYIVIESREEGTSDYGVWKEILFLVDLICCGAILFPVVWSIRHLQDTSGTDGKVAVNLAKLKLFRHYYVMVICYIYFTRIIAILLRVAVPFQWQWLYQLLVEGSTLAFFVLTGYKFQPTRDNPYLQLPQEDEEDEEDVQMKQVMTDSGFREGLSKVNKTTSRRELL comes from the exons ATGGCCGTGAGCGAGAGGAGGGGGCTCGCCCGCGGGAGCCCCGCGGAGTGGGGGAAGCGgctacttctgctgctgctgttagGCGGTTGCTCTGGGCGCATCCACCGGCTGACGCTGACG GGGGAGAAGCGAGCAGACATCCAGCTGAACAGCTTTGGCTTCTACACCAACGGCTCTCTGGAGGTGGACCTGAGCCTCCTGCGGCTGGGCCTCCAGGAGACAGATGAGAAAGCCCCATTG GTGGGGTTCAGTCTGACCCGTATTCGATCTGGCAGTGTTCCTTCCTATTCA AGCCGGGACCCTCACGACTGTCCTCTCCGGAAAAACAGTAGCAACCTTCTGGCTGTCTTCCTCATCAACACCAAGGATCTGCA GGTCCAGGTACGAAAGTATGGGGAACAGAAGAAGCTGTTCATCTCTCCCGGGCTCCTCCCCGAAGCGCCCTCCGAACCAGAGCTCCCGAAGTCAGAGCACAGGGTCAACCCCAAGGTGGATGGCG GGACCACTACTGCACCCAACAAGGCCAAGTTGAAACCCACAGGGTCACAAGCCGACCAGCAG GGCATTGGTGGAAAGGACCAGGACCTGGTGTTGGGCCTGGGCCATCTCAACAACTCCTACAATTTCAGT TTCCACGTGGTGATCGGCTCGAGGGCCGAGGAAGGCCAGTACAACCTCAACTTCCACAACTGCTACAACTCGGTGCCGGGCCGGGAGCAGCCGTTCGACATCACG GTAATGATCCGGGAGAAGAACCCCGAGGGCTTCCTGTCGGCGGCGGAAATCCCCCTCTTCAAGCTGTACATGGTCATGTCCGCCTGCTTCCTGGCCTCCGGCATCTTCTGGGTGTCCATCCTCTGCAAGAACAC GTACAACGTCTTCAAGATCCACTGGCTCATGGCAGCCCTGGCTTTCACCAAGAGCgtctctctcctcttccacaGT ATCAACTACTACTTCATCAACAGCCAGGGCCACCCCATCGAGGGCCTCGCTGTCATGCACTACATCACGCATCT GCTGAAGGGCGCCCTCCTCTTCATCACCATCGCCTTGATCGGCTCCGGCTGGGCCTTCATCAAGTACATCCTGTCCGACAAGGAGAAGAAGGTGTTCGGGATCGTGATCTCGCTGCAG gTCCTGGCCAACGTGGCCTACATTGTCATCGAGTCCCGTGAGGAGGGCACCAGCGACTACGGCGTCTGGAAGGAGATCCTCTTTCTGGTGGACCTCATCTGCTGCGGCGCCATCCTCTTCCCCGTGGTCTG GTCCATCCGGCATCTCCAGGACACGTCTGGCACTGatgggaagg TGGCAGTGAACCTGGCCAAGCTGAAGCTTTTCCGGCATTACTACGTCATG GTCATCTGCTACATCTACTTCACACGGATCATCGCCATCCTGCTGCGGGTGGCCGTGCCTTTCCAGTGGCAGTGGCTGTACCAG CTCTTGGTGGAGGGCTCCACTCTCGCCTTCTTCGTGCTCACGGGCTACAAGTTCCAGCCCACAAGGGATAACCCGTACCTGCAGCTGCCCCAGGAGGacgaggaggacgaggaggatGTGCAGATGAAGCAAGT AATGACCGATTCTGGGTTCCGGGAAGGCCTGTCCAAAGTCAACAAAACGACCAGCAGGCGAGAGCTGTTGTGA
- the GPR108 gene encoding protein GPR108 isoform X2 has protein sequence MAVSERRGLARGSPAEWGKRLLLLLLLGGCSGRIHRLTLTGEKRADIQLNSFGFYTNGSLEVDLSLLRLGLQETDEKAPLVGFSLTRIRSGSVPSYSSRDPHDCPLRKNSSNLLAVFLINTKDLQVQVRKYGEQKKLFISPGLLPEAPSEPELPKSEHRVNPKVDGGTTTAPNKAKLKPTGSQADQQGIGGKDQDLVLGLGHLNNSYNFSFHVVIGSRAEEGQYNLNFHNCYNSVPGREQPFDITVMIREKNPEGFLSAAEIPLFKLYMVMSACFLASGIFWVSILCKNTYNVFKIHWLMAALAFTKSVSLLFHSINYYFINSQGHPIEGLAVMHYITHLLKGALLFITIALIGSGWAFIKYILSDKEKKVFGIVISLQVLANVAYIVIESREEGTSDYGVWKEILFLVDLICCGAILFPVVWSIRHLQDTSGTDGKVAVNLAKLKLFRHYYVMVICYIYFTRIIAILLRVAVPFQWQWLYQLLVEGSTLAFFVLTGYKFQPTRDNPYLQLPQEDEEDEEDVQMKMTDSGFREGLSKVNKTTSRRELL, from the exons ATGGCCGTGAGCGAGAGGAGGGGGCTCGCCCGCGGGAGCCCCGCGGAGTGGGGGAAGCGgctacttctgctgctgctgttagGCGGTTGCTCTGGGCGCATCCACCGGCTGACGCTGACG GGGGAGAAGCGAGCAGACATCCAGCTGAACAGCTTTGGCTTCTACACCAACGGCTCTCTGGAGGTGGACCTGAGCCTCCTGCGGCTGGGCCTCCAGGAGACAGATGAGAAAGCCCCATTG GTGGGGTTCAGTCTGACCCGTATTCGATCTGGCAGTGTTCCTTCCTATTCA AGCCGGGACCCTCACGACTGTCCTCTCCGGAAAAACAGTAGCAACCTTCTGGCTGTCTTCCTCATCAACACCAAGGATCTGCA GGTCCAGGTACGAAAGTATGGGGAACAGAAGAAGCTGTTCATCTCTCCCGGGCTCCTCCCCGAAGCGCCCTCCGAACCAGAGCTCCCGAAGTCAGAGCACAGGGTCAACCCCAAGGTGGATGGCG GGACCACTACTGCACCCAACAAGGCCAAGTTGAAACCCACAGGGTCACAAGCCGACCAGCAG GGCATTGGTGGAAAGGACCAGGACCTGGTGTTGGGCCTGGGCCATCTCAACAACTCCTACAATTTCAGT TTCCACGTGGTGATCGGCTCGAGGGCCGAGGAAGGCCAGTACAACCTCAACTTCCACAACTGCTACAACTCGGTGCCGGGCCGGGAGCAGCCGTTCGACATCACG GTAATGATCCGGGAGAAGAACCCCGAGGGCTTCCTGTCGGCGGCGGAAATCCCCCTCTTCAAGCTGTACATGGTCATGTCCGCCTGCTTCCTGGCCTCCGGCATCTTCTGGGTGTCCATCCTCTGCAAGAACAC GTACAACGTCTTCAAGATCCACTGGCTCATGGCAGCCCTGGCTTTCACCAAGAGCgtctctctcctcttccacaGT ATCAACTACTACTTCATCAACAGCCAGGGCCACCCCATCGAGGGCCTCGCTGTCATGCACTACATCACGCATCT GCTGAAGGGCGCCCTCCTCTTCATCACCATCGCCTTGATCGGCTCCGGCTGGGCCTTCATCAAGTACATCCTGTCCGACAAGGAGAAGAAGGTGTTCGGGATCGTGATCTCGCTGCAG gTCCTGGCCAACGTGGCCTACATTGTCATCGAGTCCCGTGAGGAGGGCACCAGCGACTACGGCGTCTGGAAGGAGATCCTCTTTCTGGTGGACCTCATCTGCTGCGGCGCCATCCTCTTCCCCGTGGTCTG GTCCATCCGGCATCTCCAGGACACGTCTGGCACTGatgggaagg TGGCAGTGAACCTGGCCAAGCTGAAGCTTTTCCGGCATTACTACGTCATG GTCATCTGCTACATCTACTTCACACGGATCATCGCCATCCTGCTGCGGGTGGCCGTGCCTTTCCAGTGGCAGTGGCTGTACCAG CTCTTGGTGGAGGGCTCCACTCTCGCCTTCTTCGTGCTCACGGGCTACAAGTTCCAGCCCACAAGGGATAACCCGTACCTGCAGCTGCCCCAGGAGGacgaggaggacgaggaggatGTGCAGATGAA AATGACCGATTCTGGGTTCCGGGAAGGCCTGTCCAAAGTCAACAAAACGACCAGCAGGCGAGAGCTGTTGTGA